The following are from one region of the Sporocytophaga myxococcoides genome:
- a CDS encoding M4 family metallopeptidase, with protein MKKISCFLFITILTIKGAISQNSRPDLFSSKKRNPKTSTYFRNASETTIDGRLNRNALPYFLNSIPSIQGNTSFLISLDQGKKTPYFIKRKPSEIKNTRKISLVSPELCKKEAANFLIEVTPVLKFHNNTNEFEILNNQEGDLRHIRFVQKIAGIPVLGCDGVIHLNEDGTHTFHGHIENVPANLNANPSVSADQVVETALNDLKKTVVVRTLTLEEKQILEYKGPEAKLVILPRSELIKVYEIAWEISIRPNLIDHYHFYVSAVTGKIIFKENHTCTAIHATGTAPDLNGINQTLTSYQKDGTYYLIDTSNPMFSAKSVLPEQPIGAIWTMTAGNTDLTNIAQITSSSASAWTPTAVSAHSNAKICYDYFKNTHNRNSLNGQGGNIISVINVTDGGKSMENAYWNGKLMAYGNGGSYFKPLAGALDVAAHEMTHGVIQNSCNLRYSGQSGAINESLADIFGALVDRDDWKIGESITKNLTLFPSGALRDLSNPHNGGSSKSDYCWQPQHMDEFVITSSDNGGVHINSGIPNRAFYLYATQVTKEKAEKVYYLAMTKYLFASSRFIDLRISVVSAAAELYGENSNEVAQAKSAFDQVGILEGQGTKVEDTLPENPGDEYLLVTKTIKDNYRLETIKTSTSVRTLITSTKVGRKPSISDNGRVMYFVTPEGAIKQIYTGSNDESIFDNSRKWNNVSVSKDGTKIAAVTDDEDSSIYVRKTTAESPWIRFILYNPTFTQDSIRSKGPKYADALEWDHPGESIMYDCYNVIKGDKDSIVFWDVNFIKVWDNAENDFSDGTVTKLYADLPQDISIGNPSFSKNSPHIVVYEIIDESVGYVDMISTNLETSEGSFILGGNNGMLCFPSYSKSDARIGFTTWAPSGQDTIFAYVNMDVDKITPKNGFYSSISGKYFNYYANGDRVLGNDPIKSLDYKIYPNPFDNNNITIDFNPIGATEIVLINSLGQNIYQENLNLNGFIHHHITLPELKAGTYIIKIISKDGIFTSKLIKL; from the coding sequence ATGAAAAAAATTTCCTGTTTTTTATTTATCACCATTCTGACCATAAAAGGAGCTATATCACAAAATTCACGGCCGGACTTATTTTCTTCTAAAAAGAGAAATCCTAAAACAAGTACATACTTCAGGAATGCTTCGGAAACGACTATTGATGGCAGACTAAACAGGAACGCTCTCCCTTATTTCCTCAATAGCATACCTTCAATTCAGGGTAATACCTCATTTTTGATTTCTTTAGATCAAGGGAAAAAGACGCCATACTTTATAAAGCGAAAACCATCTGAGATAAAAAATACTAGAAAAATTTCATTGGTCTCCCCTGAGCTTTGTAAAAAAGAAGCTGCAAATTTTCTGATTGAAGTTACCCCGGTCTTAAAATTTCACAATAATACCAATGAATTTGAAATTTTAAATAACCAGGAAGGAGATTTAAGACATATTCGTTTTGTGCAAAAAATTGCGGGAATTCCTGTTTTAGGTTGTGATGGAGTAATTCACCTCAATGAAGATGGTACCCATACATTTCATGGACACATCGAAAATGTGCCTGCTAATCTGAATGCAAATCCGTCTGTAAGTGCAGATCAGGTAGTTGAAACGGCACTCAATGATCTCAAAAAAACAGTTGTGGTAAGAACATTAACCTTGGAGGAAAAGCAGATTCTTGAATATAAAGGTCCGGAAGCAAAACTTGTAATTTTACCTAGATCTGAATTGATTAAGGTTTATGAGATAGCATGGGAAATTAGTATAAGACCCAATCTTATCGATCATTATCACTTTTATGTAAGCGCTGTTACCGGAAAAATAATCTTTAAAGAAAATCATACCTGCACTGCCATACATGCGACAGGTACAGCGCCTGACTTAAACGGAATTAACCAGACTTTAACCAGCTATCAAAAAGATGGAACCTACTACCTGATTGATACTTCCAATCCAATGTTCAGTGCTAAATCAGTTTTACCAGAACAGCCAATAGGTGCAATTTGGACAATGACTGCGGGAAATACAGACCTTACCAACATTGCGCAAATAACATCCTCTTCTGCATCTGCCTGGACTCCAACAGCAGTATCAGCCCACAGTAATGCTAAGATATGCTATGATTATTTCAAAAACACTCATAATAGAAATTCATTGAATGGCCAGGGTGGAAATATTATTTCAGTTATAAATGTAACTGACGGGGGCAAATCTATGGAAAATGCATACTGGAATGGAAAACTAATGGCTTATGGAAATGGAGGTTCTTATTTCAAACCTTTGGCTGGAGCTTTAGACGTGGCAGCACATGAAATGACACATGGTGTCATTCAAAATAGTTGCAATCTAAGATATTCGGGACAATCTGGCGCTATCAATGAATCATTGGCTGATATCTTTGGAGCCTTGGTTGATCGCGATGACTGGAAAATCGGTGAATCCATTACAAAGAATTTAACTTTATTTCCCTCAGGTGCTTTAAGGGATTTGTCTAATCCTCATAATGGCGGTTCTTCCAAATCTGATTACTGCTGGCAGCCACAACATATGGATGAATTTGTAATTACCTCAAGCGATAACGGAGGAGTACATATAAATAGTGGTATACCGAACAGGGCATTTTACTTGTATGCTACTCAGGTCACAAAAGAAAAAGCTGAAAAAGTCTATTATCTGGCTATGACCAAATACCTATTTGCGTCTTCCCGTTTTATTGACCTCAGAATATCGGTGGTCAGTGCTGCAGCTGAGCTCTATGGAGAAAACTCCAATGAAGTTGCTCAAGCCAAATCAGCTTTTGATCAGGTAGGAATTCTTGAAGGACAAGGAACCAAAGTCGAGGATACCCTTCCTGAAAACCCTGGTGATGAATATCTGCTAGTAACTAAAACAATAAAAGATAATTACAGACTTGAAACAATTAAAACTTCTACATCTGTGAGAACTCTTATTACTTCTACTAAAGTGGGGAGAAAACCAAGTATTTCCGATAATGGAAGAGTTATGTATTTTGTAACCCCGGAGGGAGCAATTAAACAAATATACACAGGAAGTAATGATGAAAGTATCTTTGATAATTCCAGAAAGTGGAATAATGTATCTGTCTCAAAAGACGGGACCAAAATAGCAGCAGTAACTGATGATGAAGATTCTTCTATCTATGTAAGGAAAACTACTGCTGAATCTCCCTGGATACGTTTTATTCTATACAATCCTACCTTTACTCAAGATTCTATAAGATCCAAAGGCCCTAAATATGCTGATGCGCTTGAATGGGATCATCCTGGAGAAAGCATTATGTACGATTGTTATAATGTTATTAAAGGAGATAAGGATAGTATAGTTTTCTGGGATGTGAACTTTATCAAAGTATGGGACAATGCTGAAAATGATTTTTCTGATGGAACTGTAACTAAACTTTATGCTGACCTTCCTCAGGACATAAGTATTGGTAATCCTTCCTTTTCCAAAAACTCACCCCATATTGTGGTATATGAGATAATAGATGAATCTGTCGGCTATGTCGATATGATTTCTACTAACCTTGAAACATCTGAAGGTAGCTTTATATTAGGTGGAAACAATGGCATGCTGTGTTTTCCCAGTTATAGTAAATCTGACGCCAGAATAGGATTTACAACATGGGCCCCCTCTGGTCAGGATACTATCTTCGCCTATGTGAATATGGATGTAGATAAAATAACCCCAAAAAATGGTTTCTATAGCTCCATCTCTGGCAAATACTTTAATTATTATGCAAACGGAGACCGTGTTTTGGGTAACGATCCAATAAAGTCTCTTGATTATAAAATTTATCCCAATCCCTTTGACAATAATAATATAACAATTGACTTCAATCCAATAGGAGCAACAGAGATTGTTTTGATAAATAGTTTAGGTCAGAACATTTATCAGGAAAACCTGAATCTGAATGGTTTCATTCACCATCATATTACATTACCAGAGCTAAAGGCCGGAACTTATATCATTAAAATCATTTCTAAAGATGGTATATTCACATCCAAGTTGATAAAGTTATAG
- a CDS encoding HAL/PAL/TAL family ammonia-lyase: MVTIGEKKLDLSEIERILTGKELIEIHESIIERIRKNHDFLSYFSKDKLIYGINTGFGPMAQYRIDEKDQIDLQYNLIRSHSSGVGAVLPDMYLKAVMVARLNSLCQACSGIPIEVVALLKDLINNEIYPVIFEHGGVGASGDLVQLAHLALGLIGEGEVSSKNQLRPAAEVYKEYKISPLKVTGREGLAIMNGTSCMTGIGLVNLIHAQKLIEWSTYASCMLNELVNSYDDHFSNELNQVKRHKGQREIAELMRNILLDSKLTRNRQEELYKKKVEEYVLEDKVQEYYSLRCVPQILGPIKDTITYAEEVLINELNSANDNPVIDSIAENVYHGGNFHGDYISLEMDKLKIAITKLSMLAERQLNYLMNNKLNGKIPPFANLGKLGLNFGMQGVQFTATSTTAENQVLSNPMYVHSIPNNNDNQDIVSMGTNSALLTKKVIENTFEVISIELMSILQGIDYLEIEDKLSAKTNRVYQALREIFPRFENDLPKYGDIKKVKQYLIDNKPDNI, translated from the coding sequence ATGGTTACTATTGGAGAAAAAAAGCTCGATTTGTCTGAAATTGAAAGAATATTGACGGGTAAAGAGCTTATTGAAATTCATGAATCTATAATAGAAAGAATAAGAAAAAACCATGATTTTTTAAGTTATTTTTCAAAAGATAAGCTGATTTATGGGATCAATACTGGTTTTGGGCCAATGGCTCAGTATAGAATTGACGAAAAAGATCAGATAGATCTTCAATACAATCTTATAAGAAGCCATTCTTCCGGCGTTGGTGCTGTATTGCCTGATATGTATCTGAAAGCTGTTATGGTTGCCAGGTTAAATTCACTTTGCCAGGCATGTTCAGGTATTCCTATTGAGGTGGTTGCTCTGTTAAAAGATTTGATTAATAACGAGATATATCCTGTAATATTTGAGCATGGTGGTGTTGGAGCAAGCGGAGATCTTGTTCAACTGGCTCATTTGGCCCTTGGCCTGATAGGAGAGGGAGAGGTTTCCTCGAAAAACCAGCTGAGGCCTGCAGCCGAAGTTTATAAAGAATATAAAATTTCCCCTTTGAAAGTCACCGGAAGAGAAGGCCTTGCCATCATGAATGGTACTTCATGTATGACAGGAATAGGCCTGGTAAACCTTATTCATGCTCAAAAGCTGATCGAATGGAGTACTTATGCATCCTGTATGCTGAATGAGCTTGTCAATTCCTATGATGATCATTTTTCCAATGAATTAAATCAGGTAAAAAGGCATAAAGGCCAACGGGAAATAGCAGAGCTAATGAGAAATATTCTTCTCGACAGCAAGCTGACAAGAAACAGGCAGGAAGAACTTTATAAGAAGAAAGTGGAAGAATATGTGCTCGAAGATAAGGTACAGGAGTACTATTCTCTAAGATGCGTTCCTCAGATTCTTGGACCGATAAAAGATACCATCACTTATGCAGAGGAAGTTCTGATCAATGAATTGAATTCTGCAAATGATAACCCTGTAATTGATTCAATCGCTGAAAATGTATATCATGGAGGTAATTTTCACGGTGATTACATTTCTCTGGAAATGGATAAATTAAAAATTGCCATCACAAAACTATCCATGCTTGCTGAAAGACAATTGAATTACCTGATGAATAATAAGCTGAATGGTAAAATTCCTCCTTTCGCAAATCTTGGAAAACTTGGCTTGAACTTTGGGATGCAAGGTGTTCAGTTCACCGCGACTTCCACGACTGCAGAGAATCAGGTTTTAAGTAATCCAATGTATGTTCATAGTATTCCTAATAATAATGATAATCAGGATATTGTAAGTATGGGCACCAACTCGGCCTTACTTACTAAAAAAGTCATAGAAAATACTTTTGAAGTGATATCTATTGAGTTGATGTCTATTCTTCAGGGAATAGATTATCTGGAAATTGAGGACAAACTTTCAGCGAAAACGAATAGGGTATATCAGGCATTAAGAGAGATTTTCCCACGGTTTGAAAATGACCTCCCTAAATATGGGGACATCAAAAAAGTCAAACAATATTTGATTGATAATAAGCCGGATAATATTTAA
- the fabG gene encoding 3-oxoacyl-ACP reductase FabG has translation MKYALVTGGSRGIGRAVCLNLAEMGYKILINFQSNIQEAEKTLELIREKGGDGELMQFNVSQKEEVEGVLGSWIEKNPDKVIEVLVNNAGIRKDNLLMWMSEEEWHGVLDISLNGFFYITRLVVKGMLVNKYGRIVNVVSLSGIKGMPGQTNYSASKAAIIGATKALAQEVGRRGVTVNAVAPGFIVTDMTKDINEKEFKSLIPLARFGTAEEVSNVVSFLASDKASYITGEVISVNGGLYT, from the coding sequence ATGAAATACGCTTTAGTAACAGGAGGTTCAAGAGGAATTGGAAGGGCAGTGTGTCTGAATCTTGCAGAGATGGGCTACAAAATTCTCATCAATTTTCAATCAAACATTCAGGAAGCTGAAAAGACTCTTGAATTGATAAGAGAAAAGGGAGGTGATGGAGAATTGATGCAATTTAATGTTTCCCAAAAAGAAGAAGTAGAAGGTGTTCTTGGGAGCTGGATCGAAAAAAATCCTGATAAAGTAATAGAGGTTCTGGTCAACAATGCCGGAATCAGAAAAGATAATCTTCTGATGTGGATGAGTGAAGAAGAATGGCACGGAGTACTGGATATAAGTCTTAATGGATTCTTTTATATTACCAGACTGGTAGTAAAGGGAATGTTGGTTAACAAATATGGAAGAATAGTTAATGTCGTTTCGCTTTCAGGAATAAAGGGAATGCCGGGACAAACAAACTATTCTGCAAGTAAAGCCGCAATAATCGGGGCAACAAAAGCCCTGGCTCAGGAAGTGGGAAGAAGAGGGGTAACTGTCAATGCAGTAGCTCCGGGCTTTATAGTTACCGATATGACAAAAGATATTAATGAAAAAGAATTTAAATCATTAATTCCTTTGGCAAGATTTGGAACTGCTGAGGAGGTTTCAAATGTTGTATCATTTTTAGCCTCAGATAAAGCATCTTATATTACCGGAGAGGTAATATCTGTTAACGGAGGATTGTATACCTAG
- a CDS encoding beta-ketoacyl-[acyl-carrier-protein] synthase family protein: MNRVVITGIGIYSCLGTSLDQVRDSLFQGKSGIVFDEERKIMGFRSPLTGMVEKPVLKGILDRRQRIGLAEQGEYAYLSTLEAIKNAKLDEEIIDRNEFGVLFGNDSSARAVIEATDIIREKKDTTLVGSGSVFQSMNSTVTMNLATIFKLKGVNFTVSGACASGSHAIGIGYFLIKHGLQKGVICGGAQEINPFSMGNFDALSTFSVRVDEPTRASRPFDKNRDGLVPSGGAATVIIESYESAVERGAPILAEIIGYGFSSNGGHISQPNVEGPVRALEMSLRDAGIPASLIDYVNAHATSTPVGDMYEARALDSVFGGSKPLVSSTKSMTGHECWMAGASEIVYSLLMMQNDFVAPNINLETPDEDSAKLNIATKTVEKNIDTLLSNSFGFGGTNSSLILKKVK, from the coding sequence ATGAACAGGGTAGTAATTACTGGAATCGGTATTTATTCTTGCTTGGGAACAAGTTTGGATCAAGTGCGCGATTCTCTTTTCCAGGGCAAGTCAGGAATAGTATTTGACGAAGAGCGAAAAATAATGGGCTTTCGTTCGCCACTTACAGGAATGGTTGAAAAACCGGTTCTCAAAGGAATACTTGACAGAAGGCAAAGAATTGGTCTTGCTGAGCAAGGCGAATATGCATACCTGTCTACTTTGGAAGCAATAAAAAATGCTAAACTTGATGAGGAGATTATTGACAGAAACGAGTTTGGTGTTTTGTTTGGAAATGACAGTTCTGCAAGAGCTGTAATTGAAGCAACAGACATAATAAGAGAGAAAAAAGATACTACTCTTGTAGGTTCAGGGTCCGTCTTTCAATCAATGAATTCAACAGTGACCATGAATCTGGCTACGATATTTAAACTGAAAGGAGTTAATTTCACAGTTAGTGGTGCTTGTGCCAGTGGCTCTCATGCCATCGGAATAGGCTACTTTCTGATCAAACATGGTTTGCAGAAAGGTGTAATTTGTGGAGGTGCCCAGGAAATAAACCCATTTTCAATGGGTAATTTTGATGCTTTAAGTACGTTCTCAGTAAGAGTAGATGAGCCAACAAGGGCATCAAGACCTTTTGATAAAAACAGAGATGGTTTGGTGCCAAGTGGTGGCGCGGCTACTGTGATTATTGAAAGTTATGAGTCAGCAGTAGAAAGAGGAGCGCCAATTCTTGCTGAAATTATCGGATACGGATTTTCTTCTAACGGAGGTCATATTTCGCAACCAAATGTTGAAGGTCCCGTAAGGGCTTTGGAAATGTCTCTCAGAGATGCTGGTATTCCGGCAAGTCTAATTGATTATGTAAATGCTCATGCAACGTCTACTCCTGTTGGAGATATGTATGAAGCAAGAGCCCTGGATTCAGTGTTTGGTGGCTCAAAGCCGCTGGTGAGCTCAACTAAGTCTATGACAGGTCATGAATGCTGGATGGCGGGAGCAAGCGAAATTGTATATTCATTATTGATGATGCAAAATGATTTTGTTGCACCAAACATCAATCTTGAAACACCCGATGAGGATTCCGCAAAATTAAACATAGCTACAAAAACGGTTGAAAAGAATATCGACACCTTATTGTCAAATTCATTCGGCTTTGGAGGAACCAACTCCTCACTAATATTGAAAAAGGTAAAATAA
- a CDS encoding acyl carrier protein → MKNQEIIEKINGFLVEEFEVDADKITPEANLKETLGLDSLDYVDLVVVIESNFGFKVKGEDFVGIVNFQDFYNYILSKVGEKQEVK, encoded by the coding sequence ATGAAAAATCAGGAAATTATCGAAAAAATTAATGGCTTTTTGGTGGAAGAGTTTGAGGTAGATGCAGATAAAATAACTCCCGAAGCTAACCTGAAAGAAACCCTTGGTCTTGATAGCCTTGACTATGTAGACCTTGTAGTTGTTATTGAAAGTAATTTCGGATTTAAAGTTAAAGGTGAAGATTTTGTAGGAATAGTTAACTTCCAGGATTTTTATAACTACATTTTAAGTAAAGTAGGCGAGAAACAGGAAGTTAAGTAA
- a CDS encoding LpxL/LpxP family acyltransferase, protein MAWKGKTQGSLLGHKIFVFLIRHLGLKIAYLVLRFVALYYLLFSLKSTKSSFHFFREILKYKYFTAWLKVYQNYYIFGQTLIDKVAIMGGIRNKFTINHDGQLHLREIAAQGKGGIFISAHIGNYEVAGHLLNQIKAKINIVMFDAEHEKIKSYFSEIYGERPVNIIPVKDDLSHIFEINKALKNQEIICIHGDRYVEGGKVISTDFLGKEALFPLGPFQLAKALKVPYSYVFAVKETDEHYHFFATPPKVSNGNVEEMVKEYVKEVERMVKNYPEQWFNFYNFWSKNTHS, encoded by the coding sequence ATGGCCTGGAAAGGAAAAACCCAGGGTTCCTTATTAGGGCACAAAATATTTGTTTTCCTGATCAGGCACCTTGGTCTTAAAATCGCATATCTGGTACTTCGGTTTGTTGCACTTTATTATTTGCTTTTTTCATTAAAGTCAACGAAATCATCATTTCATTTTTTCAGGGAAATTCTTAAATATAAGTACTTCACAGCCTGGCTCAAAGTATATCAAAATTATTATATATTTGGTCAAACTCTGATAGATAAAGTGGCTATCATGGGTGGAATCAGAAATAAGTTTACGATCAATCATGATGGCCAGCTTCATTTAAGAGAAATTGCAGCTCAGGGTAAAGGTGGGATCTTCATAAGCGCCCACATTGGAAATTATGAGGTAGCTGGTCATCTTTTAAATCAGATCAAAGCAAAAATTAACATAGTCATGTTCGATGCAGAACATGAAAAAATTAAAAGTTATTTTTCAGAAATTTATGGAGAAAGGCCTGTTAATATTATCCCTGTAAAGGACGACCTCTCTCATATCTTTGAAATAAATAAAGCTTTAAAAAATCAGGAAATAATCTGTATTCATGGAGATAGGTATGTGGAAGGTGGAAAAGTAATATCAACGGATTTTCTGGGAAAAGAGGCGCTCTTTCCTCTCGGCCCTTTTCAGCTTGCAAAAGCTTTAAAAGTTCCTTACAGTTATGTATTTGCAGTGAAAGAAACTGATGAACATTATCACTTCTTTGCTACACCTCCTAAGGTAAGTAATGGAAATGTAGAAGAAATGGTGAAAGAGTATGTGAAAGAAGTTGAAAGAATGGTAAAGAATTATCCGGAACAATGGTTTAATTTCTATAATTTCTGGTCAAAAAACACACATTCATGA
- a CDS encoding beta-ketoacyl-ACP synthase III: protein MKEVFITRVAKYLPNNPVSIDEMETYLGFINGKPSRAKKIVLRNNGIKTRYYALNKEGNITHNNAQLAAEAVRSLFDKSFKEDDIELLACGTSYPDQIMPSHAIMVHGYLGGRPLETYSPMGNCCSGMHALKIGYMSILSENTSNAVIVGSELCSPMLQAKNYEEEAKKIGEMDENPILAFEKDFLRWMLSDGSGAFLLEDKPAEKGLSLKIEWVDSISFANEVETCMYAASDKDENGNLISFKQMEPKAIADNSVMAMKQDVKLLDQNISQLAARALKGICKKRNFDVKEVSYVLPHLSSEFFRNKIAEELIKCNLDIPQEKWFTNLTSVGNIGAASVFVMVEEIINSGKLNIGDKLLLAVPESARFSYSYALLTVC from the coding sequence ATGAAGGAAGTATTTATAACAAGGGTTGCGAAATATTTGCCAAATAATCCGGTTTCAATTGATGAAATGGAAACTTATCTGGGATTTATTAACGGCAAACCTTCGAGAGCTAAAAAGATAGTATTAAGGAATAATGGTATTAAAACAAGATATTATGCTCTTAACAAAGAGGGTAATATAACACATAATAACGCTCAGCTTGCAGCAGAAGCTGTAAGATCTTTATTCGATAAATCCTTTAAGGAGGATGATATAGAACTGCTAGCATGTGGTACTTCTTATCCTGATCAAATTATGCCATCGCATGCAATTATGGTCCATGGATATCTTGGAGGAAGACCTCTGGAAACATATTCTCCAATGGGCAACTGTTGTTCTGGGATGCATGCACTTAAGATAGGTTACATGTCTATTCTGTCTGAAAATACTTCTAATGCTGTAATTGTAGGCTCAGAACTTTGTTCTCCCATGCTTCAGGCAAAAAATTATGAAGAGGAAGCAAAAAAGATCGGAGAAATGGATGAAAATCCCATACTCGCTTTCGAAAAAGATTTCCTCAGATGGATGCTTTCAGATGGATCAGGAGCATTTCTCCTGGAAGACAAACCTGCAGAAAAAGGTTTGTCCCTTAAGATAGAATGGGTCGATAGCATATCCTTTGCCAATGAAGTAGAGACTTGTATGTATGCTGCTTCAGATAAAGATGAAAATGGAAATCTGATAAGTTTCAAGCAAATGGAACCTAAAGCTATTGCAGACAATTCTGTAATGGCAATGAAACAGGATGTCAAATTGTTGGATCAGAATATTTCTCAATTGGCAGCTAGGGCATTAAAAGGAATTTGTAAAAAACGAAATTTTGATGTTAAAGAAGTTAGTTATGTTCTTCCTCATCTTTCATCAGAGTTTTTCAGAAATAAAATAGCAGAAGAATTAATAAAATGTAATCTTGATATTCCTCAGGAAAAGTGGTTTACTAATCTCACCAGTGTAGGAAATATCGGAGCAGCTTCTGTATTTGTAATGGTAGAAGAGATTATAAATTCAGGGAAATTAAATATAGGCGATAAATTATTGCTGGCAGTTCCGGAAAGTGCGAGGTTCTCTTATTCTTATGCACTTCTGACTGTCTGTTAA
- a CDS encoding helix-turn-helix domain-containing protein, protein MEKDQVPQDHGALESIRKVIYATDKNGTYTKVRTAGWEPENIALDQAWEVINEKVERARQQVLSGKASPLLFHLEKNMITKGMLAEMTGISWFRIVWHLRPSAFEKLSQKTLEKYARALNLSVAQLIKPE, encoded by the coding sequence ATGGAAAAAGATCAGGTTCCTCAAGATCATGGTGCACTGGAAAGCATTAGAAAAGTTATATATGCAACCGATAAAAACGGCACTTATACTAAAGTTAGGACTGCTGGTTGGGAACCTGAAAATATTGCGCTAGATCAAGCCTGGGAGGTAATCAATGAAAAAGTCGAACGGGCGAGACAGCAGGTATTATCCGGCAAAGCCAGCCCATTGCTATTTCATCTGGAAAAAAATATGATCACCAAAGGAATGCTTGCAGAGATGACAGGCATTTCTTGGTTTAGAATTGTCTGGCATTTGCGCCCTTCAGCTTTTGAAAAGTTAAGCCAGAAAACTCTTGAAAAATATGCTCGTGCTCTGAATCTTTCTGTGGCACAACTCATAAAACCCGAATAA
- a CDS encoding BtrH N-terminal domain-containing protein: MKFEHNQSAHCENGAVSNLLKFHNLGISEPMVFGIGSGLFFSYLPFVKLNGIPVTSYRILPGWIFKRVSNRLGISMHSTTFRSETKAMEELDRTLEKGLPVGLVTSVFYLPYLPKALRFHFNAHNIVVFGKRNGKYLVSDPVLEETCEIDYDDLVRARFAKGTMPPKGKMYYPTAVPSSFDFKPAIVKGIKQTAGDMLNVPIPLFGVKGIRFLARSLKKWPDKLDERRAILYLGQVIRMQEEIGTGGGGFRFIFGAFLQEASNQLQQPWLQEVAQEVTETGDRWRDFAFEAGRICKGRASSAVSYKTLSDILLECADREKAIFTKLKKITL; this comes from the coding sequence GTGAAATTTGAACATAATCAGAGTGCGCATTGTGAAAATGGTGCTGTATCAAATCTACTGAAGTTTCACAACCTAGGTATCTCCGAGCCAATGGTGTTTGGGATAGGATCAGGTTTGTTTTTCAGCTACCTTCCTTTTGTAAAATTAAACGGAATACCAGTTACTTCTTATAGAATACTTCCAGGATGGATATTTAAAAGAGTAAGCAACCGGCTGGGAATTTCTATGCATTCCACAACTTTCAGAAGCGAAACAAAAGCAATGGAAGAATTGGATCGCACTTTGGAAAAAGGCTTACCTGTTGGGTTAGTGACAAGTGTATTTTATCTTCCTTATTTACCTAAAGCTTTACGCTTTCATTTTAACGCTCACAATATTGTTGTTTTCGGAAAGAGAAACGGAAAATATCTGGTAAGTGATCCCGTTCTGGAAGAAACATGTGAAATAGATTATGATGATTTGGTAAGAGCAAGATTTGCTAAGGGGACCATGCCTCCAAAAGGAAAAATGTACTATCCGACAGCTGTGCCTTCTTCCTTTGATTTTAAACCTGCTATTGTAAAAGGAATCAAGCAGACTGCCGGTGATATGCTTAATGTTCCTATTCCTCTTTTTGGGGTAAAAGGAATCCGTTTTTTAGCTAGAAGCCTGAAAAAATGGCCGGATAAACTGGACGAAAGAAGGGCAATTTTATATCTGGGTCAGGTGATAAGAATGCAGGAAGAAATCGGGACAGGAGGCGGCGGATTTAGATTTATATTTGGTGCTTTTCTTCAGGAAGCATCCAACCAACTTCAACAGCCTTGGCTTCAGGAGGTGGCTCAGGAAGTTACAGAAACCGGAGACAGATGGAGAGATTTTGCATTTGAAGCTGGAAGAATCTGTAAAGGGAGAGCTTCTTCTGCAGTATCATACAAAACGTTATCGGATATATTATTGGAATGTGCAGATCGTGAGAAAGCAATATTTACCAAACTGAAAAAAATTACCTTATAA